The Sulfitobacter donghicola DSW-25 = KCTC 12864 = JCM 14565 region CATCCGCCGTTGTTGACCGTTGGCAAAATGGTGATACCCATCAGGCTGCCCGAACCAAACAGCTCGCGGATGATGCCGACCAGCATAAGGATCAGCCCATAGCCCAGCCCGTTGCCGATGCCGTCAACGAAACTGTCGATGGGGCCGTTCTTCATGGCAAAAGCTTCGGCGCGGCCCATAACGATACAGTTTGTGATGATCAGGCCCACAAAGACCGACAGGGTTTTTGAAATCTCAAAGGCGTAGGCCTTGAGCATCTGGTCAACCAGAATAACCAAAGACGCGATGATGACCATCTGCACAATGATCCGGATCGAACCCGGAATGTGGTTGCGGATCATCGAGATGAACATCGACGAAAACGCCGTCACCAATGTTACCGCGATCGCCATAACCAGCGCCACTTTCAACGATGAGGTCACCGCCAGCGCCGAGCAAATCCCGAGAACCTGCAAGGTGATGGGGTTGTTATCGACCAGCGGGTCGATCAACATTTTTCTACGGGTTTGTCCCATCAGATTTCTCCTTTTTTGAGCTTCTGAAGGAAGGGGCCGAAACCGGCCTCACCCATCCAGAACCTAACCAGGTTGTGGACCCCATTGGTCGTGAGCGTCGCGCCCGCAAGGGCATCGATGTGATATTCATCCCCCGCCGCAGGGG contains the following coding sequences:
- a CDS encoding NADH:ubiquinone reductase (Na(+)-transporting) subunit D, with the protein product MGQTRRKMLIDPLVDNNPITLQVLGICSALAVTSSLKVALVMAIAVTLVTAFSSMFISMIRNHIPGSIRIIVQMVIIASLVILVDQMLKAYAFEISKTLSVFVGLIITNCIVMGRAEAFAMKNGPIDSFVDGIGNGLGYGLILMLVGIIRELFGSGSLMGITILPTVNNGGWYVPNGLLLLPPSAFFIIGLLIWAFRTWKTEQVEEREYKIQVMDAH